The genomic stretch GTCGCGATTATCTGATTAAACGCCTCATCCTCCTCATCTTCGTTGTGTTCGGTGTGCTGATAATAACTTTCGCGATCACTAGAGTCATACCGGCTAGGCCCGAGCTCCTCTGGGCGGGCCCTCATGCGACGATAGAGCAGATTGAGAGAGCGAAGAAGGAACTCCACTTAGATCAGCCTATCTATGTGCAACTAAGCTACTATTTGATAGATTTCATCCGAGGGAACTGGGGGGTATCTTGGAGGACCAAGTCCCCAGTCCTATACGATCTTTTGAGCGCGCTACCAGCTACGCTCGAGCTCATAATATTGGCATTCTCCTTAGCTGCAGTACTGGGGATATCACTCGGGATCTTCGCTGCTCTCAGGAGGAATAGGATCGCAGATAATATCATAAGGGTCTTCAGTGTTTTAGGAGCTTCTATGCCTGTATTTTGGCTTTCACTCATCGCCCTACTTCTCTTCAGCAGTTGGTTGGGCTTGTTGCCCTCATCAAAGAGAGTAGATGAGATCCTAGTGATAGAGACCGGTTTCCATCCGATAACTGGTTTCTATTTAATCGATTCACTCCTCCAGGGCAACCTCCCTGTGTTCGTAAACGTGCTCAATCACATGATCCTCCCAGCAGCCGTGCTCTCCCTCTACCCTATGAGCTTGAGCATAAGGATGACCAGGGCGATGATGGTAGAGGTAATGCAAGAGCCTTTCATAAGGAGTTCCATAGCTTGGGGCCTTCCAAAGAGACTTGTCATCTATAAATACGCTCTTAAGAATGCTATAGTTCCCGTGATAGCATCTCTCGGCCTCTCATTCGGGTATACGATAATAGGAGCTTTCATGGTGGAGTTGATATTCGTTTGGCCAGGGATAGGCCTTTACACATCTATGGCACTCTTGAGCTTCGATTATCCAGCTATAGTAGGCGCTGTGATAATAGTAGCACTCTTCTACTCCGCTATAAACTTGATAGTCGACTTGATACACGCTTGGATGGATCCCAGGGTGAGATTGTGAGCGAGATTAGTGTGATGTTCAAATTGATGAGGAGGAGCGCTGTCTCAATGGCCGGCTTTATAATAGTGATCTCCTTCATAGCTCTGGGGATGATATCGCCCTACGTACTCACGAGACCGGAGGACGCCTGGGGGACTACTTACGATGTATCGAAGAGGTACCTACCCCCCTCACTAGAGCACCCCTTCGGCACTGATGAGTACGGGAGGGACATGTTTAACAGAGTGATACTGGGGGCCAGGTTCTCCCTGATGATAGCAGTGGGCGTAGTGGGATTGGCGCTCATAATAGGGATCCCTCTGGGATTGATAGCTGGTTACTTCGGGGGCAAGTTGGGGAACGCTGTAATGAGAGTGACTGACATGTTCCTAGCTTTCCCTCCCCTCCTCTTAGCTATAGCCTTAGCAGCGACACTAGGGAGGGGCTTGGAGAATGCCATACTCTCTTTAGCTATCTCTTGGTGGCCTTGGTACACGAGGCTCATCTACGTCCAAGTGAACACAGTCAAGAGCATGCCCTACGTAGATGCAGCTAAGGTAATGGGGCTGGGGGACCTCACTATAATGTTCAAACACGTGCTGCCGAATGCCCTGACCCCTGTGATGATACAAGCAGCATTGGACATGGGATCAGCTGTCCTAGAAGCCGCTGGACTGAGCTTCCTAGGGATCGGGGTCCAGCCCCCAACACCTGAGTGGGGCCTCTTAGTGAGCCAGGGCTGGCACTCCATAAACGTAGCTTGGTGGATCTCCTTCTTCCCTGGACTAGCTATACTAGTAACTGTCTTGGGATTCAATCTATTAGCGGACTTCGTCAGGGAGTTCATGGATCCGAGGCTCAGGATAACGATGATGGCGAAGAGGGTGATATAAATGGAGTTCCTGAGATTGGAGGACTTGAGCATCGCATACGAGACCCCATTCGGCTTAATTCATGCGACCACAGGCGTCAATTTCGATGTCAGGAGGGGGGAATCCGTCTGTTTAGTCGGTGAATCGGGATCTGGGAAATCGACAGTTGGCTTAGCGATAGCGATGGCCCTCCCACCGAATGCGAGGGTTATGAGCGGCCGCATCCTTTACGGGGGTGTGGATCTCCTGAGACTTAGCGAGGAGGAGAGGAAGAAGTACTCTGGCCGCGAGGTATCGATAGTCTTTCAGGATCCAGCCGCTACATTGAACCCCCTCTTCACGATAGGGGAACAGATATCGGATGTCCTCATGAGTAATCTCGGATTGAGAAAAGATGAGGCATTGAATAGGGCGAGGAAGTTCCTTGAGATAGTTGGTTTACCGGATTCCGAGAGGGTGCTTAAGTCGTTCCCCCATGAGCTATCGGGAGGGATGCTCCAGAGAGTCAACATAGCTATAGCTATATCAACGGAACCCAAGGTATTAGTAGCTGATGAGCCGACAACTATGTTAGATGTTATTCTCCAAGCACAAATACTGGAACTTTTCGAAAAACTAAAGAGGGAATTGAAGCTAACTTTGATATTCATAACTCATAACTTAGGGGTGGCATCTGAGGTATGCGATAGGATAATAGTGATGTACGCCGGGACTATAGTCGAGGACGGTCCAGCGGACGAGGTCATCTCGAGGCCCATGCATCCTTACACAATTGGATTGCTGGACTGCGTCCCAAGAGCTCACATAAGGGATAGGAAGTTGAGGAGCATCCCGGGATCACTCCCGGATCTATCCAAGCCCTTGACCCATTGCCCCTTCGCCGATAGGTGCGAGGAGGTCAGGGAGATCTGCACGCGAGCTATACCTACCTCAATTGATGTGAATCCGGGGCATAGGGTCTCTTGCTTCAAGTACATAGGGTGAGATATTGGCCCTCTTGGATGTAAATGAATTGGTTAAGCACTTCCCGATAAAGTACGGGTTGTTCGGGAAGGTGATAGGATATATAAGGGCTGTGGATGGTGTCTCCTTCTCGATAGATAAGGGGAGCGTGTTATCGATCGTCGGTGAATCGGGGTCGGGGAAATCGACAGTCGCGAGATGTTTACTCAGGCTCTTAGATCCAACATCAGGCACTATCTCTTTCGAAGGGAAGGATGTACTCTCATTGAAGGGGAAGGAGCTGAAGTGGTATCGGAAAAACGTCCAAGCTGTTTTTCAAAACCCATTCTTATCCCTGAACCCCAGGATGAGTGTAGAATCCATATTAACTGAGCCGCTGAGGGTCCACATGGGTATGGATGGGAGCGAAGCTAAGGGAGAAGCTCTGAGATTGCTAGAGAGGGTTGGGCTCTCTCCGGAGATAGCGAAGAGACATCCTCATGAGTTGAGTGGAGGTCAGGCTCAGAGAGTTGCGATAGCTAGAGCTATAGCCCCACATCCCGAGCTTCTCATTCTGGATGAGCCTACATCAGCTCTAGATGTCTCAGTCCAGGCCCAGATACTCAACCTCCTCGCTGAGCTGAAGGATGAGCTCGGGCTCTCCTATCTCCTGATATCTCACGATCTCTCCGTCGTGAGATACATAAGCGATCGCGTCGCAGTGATGTACTTAGGGAGGATAGTTGAAGAAGCTCAGATCGATGAGCTCTTCAATAATCCAGTCCATCCATATACGAAAGCACTCCTCTCCTCAGTGCCTGAGCCCGATCCTAAAGCGAGAGTACTGAGGAGCAGGATTATATTACCCGGTGAGCCCCCGAGCCCAGTCAACCCTCCTCCGGGATGCAAATTAGCTACGAGATGCCCATACGCGATGGAACTGTGTATGAGCAGGGAGCCCGAGCTCGTGGATATAGGGGGAGGTCATCTCGTCAGGTGCTGGCAGCTCACTAGCTTGAAATGATAGGCTTCTGTAGAGGCTTAGAGCTCACCCCTTTTATTCGCGTGATTTAAATAAGAGGTGATCTCAATAGGAGGGTATGATAGAGCTGGGAGAGGACGCTAGAGCCCTCGGAATCTCGATAGCCTTCTCGAGAGTGAGAGGCGTGGAAGTGAGGGGGTCCGGGAGTAATGTCATAGAGCTAGCTGTCAAGGAAGTTAGGGGGAAGTACACTCTGGAGAGCTTGAAGGAGGATCCGGTAATCAGGGCGTACAGGGACTTCTACTGGAGGATAGGAATAGATCCAACTAAGGTGAGGCCCAGCAGCGAAGCCCTAGTCAGGAGGATCCTTAAGGAAGGTTTGCCATCTATAAATAGCGTCGTCGACTCTGGAAACGCTGCTAGCGCGATCACATTGGTGCCAATAGGCCTCTACGATCTGGGGAAAGTGAGGGGGAAGTTGGAGCTGAGGTTAGCCAGGCCTGGGGAGATCTTCAAGCCGATAGGAGGGGGTGAGAAGGTCCTGTCCGGAGGGGAGCCTGTCCTAGCTGATGAGGATGGCCCCATCTTCCTCTACCCTCACAGAGATAGTGTGAGGACCATGATAACCAAGGGGACGAGGGAAGTCCTCATAGTGGCCGCTGGAGTCCCTGGTGTAGATGCTTCCCTGCTCAGGAGAGCCGCCTCCCTCACCCTGGAGTTCATACTGGAGACATCAGGGGGAGAGGGGGAGGAGGTGAGGGTCATCTTCTGAAGTTTTATTATCAGCTCACCCTCCTGACTTTATACTCCATGTCTATTCCCTTATCCCTCCTATCATCGATCCTCACAGCGGTCACGATCCTCATGACCCCCAGTCTGTTGAGCTCATCGTGTATATCTTGGAGGAGTTCCCCGAGCTCCTTAAAGCTGGATATCTCGATTGAAGTCCCCATGGGCCCTACCCAGTGCTTCAATCCCCTCCTCTTTATCACCCCCACTACCCTCCTTATGTAATCCCCGACGCTAGGGGAACTAGTGCCTATCGGATCCACAGCTATCTCGACTATGAGCATAAGATTACCCGATACCCTCAAATAAAATCCGATGCATGCTACTTTTTTAATAGCTGTGAGATGAGCTCACTCGATGGTAAGCAGGGTGGAGATAGGGAGGATCCTCGAGGGCTACTCAGGGCGGGAGCTGACGATAGGTGCCCTGGGGACCCATTCCGCCTTGGAGATATGCAGAGGCGCGAAGGACGAGGGTTTCAGGACGCTAGTCATATGTCAGAGGGGGAGGGAGAGGACTTACTCGAGGTACTACATCTCGAGGGAGAGGTTCGGTAGGAGAGTAGGTATAGTCGATGAGGTGATCGTCCTCGATAAGTTCCGGGATATCGTTAATGAGGAAGTTCAGGAGGAGATGAGGGAGAGGAACACTATCTTAGTGCCCCATAGAGGTCTCTGCGTGTACGTAGGTTATGAAGCTATAGAGAACTCTCTTAACATACCGATATTCGGGAACAGGTACTTACTCAGGGTAGAGGAGAGGGGGGGAGAGCTCAATCAGTACGTGTTGCTCGAGAGGGCCGGCATACCCCACCCCAGGATATTCAGGGACCCTAGTGAGATAGACGGGCCAGCTATAGTCAAAGTATCTGAAGCGGCTAGAGGTTATGAGAGAGCTTTCTTCATAGTATCCTCTCCTGAGGAGTTCGAGGAGAGGTCCAAGGAGCTTTTAGAGAGGGGTTTGATAGAAAAGGAAGCTTTAGATGGAGCTGTCATAGAGGAGTTATTGATAGGGGCTTATTTCAACTTCAACTTCTTCTACTCACCTCTGGATGGTGAGATAGAGCTCCTAGGGATAGATATGAGGAGGCAGACTAATATAGATGGTATAGTGAGGCTGCCCGCTACACAACAGCTCGAAGCCCTGAGGTATCTTGAGGTGAGGAACATAGAGGTGGGGCACGTGGCTTGCACTATAAGGGAGTCCCTCTTGGAGAGAGCTTTCGAACTAGCTGAGAGGTTCGTGAGAGCAGCGAGAGAGCTATGCCCACCTGGAGTGATAGGTCCTTTCGCTCTCCAAAGCGTGGTAATCCCCGGCCCTCCTCATGAGGATATAGTAGTTTACGATGTGAGCGTCAGGGTCCCCGGATCCCCCGGTATAAAGTTCACCCCATACTCAGAGGACCTCTGGGGGGTTCAGATGAGCGTGGGTAGGAGGATCGCCCTAGAGATAAGGGAAGCGTTGAAGAGAGGTATGCTGGAGGAGGTAGTGACATGATACCTAGGGAGAGGATACTCAGTGTCCTATCGAAGTACGATGAGTCCGATGTGAAGATAGGTACTATATGCTCCCACTCCTCCCTCCAGATATTCAACGGAGCCCGGAGGGAAGGTCTCGGGTGCGTCGGTATAGTCCTTAGGGGGAACAAGCCCTATTATGAGAGCTTCCCGAGGGCATCGCCAGATATATTCATCGAAGTCGATAGTTACGGGGATCTTTTGAGCGAAGAGATTCAGGAGGAGCTCATCTCCGAGAACGTCATAATGATACCTCACGGATCTTTCGTAGAATACGTAGGGAGTGAGAACATACTGGAGAGGTTCATAGTGCCCATGTTCGGCAATAGGTTGACGCTCTACTGGGAGGGGGATAGGAGGAGGCAGAGGGAATGGCTGGAGGATGCTGGTGTATCGACCCCTAGGATATATAGGAGCCCCGATGATATAGACAGGCCAGTGATAGTCAAGCTTCATGGAGCTAAAGGTGGAAAAGGATATTTCAAAGCCTCGAGTCCTGAGGAATTCTACGGAAAGTTCAGAGAGCTCGAGGAGAGGGGTTTAGTTGAGGGTCTAGATGATGTCGTGATAGAGGAGTTCATAGTCGGGGTGAGGTTCTACCCCCACTTCTTCTTCAGCCCGATCGAGAGTGAGAATATAGCAGATTTAGAGGGAGGGAGGCTTGAGTTACTTGGGATGGATCGCCGTCTCGAGGTTATCGATGAGATACATAGGGGCTTACCAGATCTCATAGAGGACTTCATGGATTACACTGTCACTGGCAACATACCAGTGATCGTGAGGGAGAGATACCTAGTCGATTTGCTCAGAGATGCCGTTAAGATAATTTCCTCATCTAGGAGGCTGTTCTATCCCGGCTTGATAGGTCCCTTCTGCATGGAGACTATATACAATCCCTCCAGGGGCTTCATAGTATTCGAGGTATCCGCTAGGATAGTAGCTGGGACGAACCTCTACACAGATGGCTCACCTTACTCTTACTACTATTACGATGAGCCTATGTCTATGGGTAGGAGGATAGCTAGAGAGATAAAGAAAGCCGTGAAACTCGGTCTTCTCGATAAATTAATTTACTAAATTGCCGGGCTCGACTTAGAGGGGCTCATCGGGGAGCCGGACATGAAAAGCATCTTACATGATCTTGTTAATTTTCAAAGTACTTGTCAGTCAATTTTATATAAATGAAGTAAGATCTTATCGTATGAGTCAGGAGGGCCCCGTCGAGTTCAAGAGACCCGATGTCCTCACAGCTGTAACGTATATGGCCGTTTCATCAGCTGTCACGGGCATAGGATTCCTACTAACGGCGCCTATACCCCTCATCCCCGGTGCCATACACTGGCGTGTCCTAGCATTCTTACCATGCGTCTTCGGTATACTCTACGGACCCGTCACGGGATTCGTAGCTGGAGCCCTGGGTAACACGCTCTGGGCTATAGTAGGTGGGTACTTCAACCCTGCAACGCCTATCTTCGACTTGATAGGAGTAGGTCTGACTGGATTGATTCCAGGGTACTTCTGCAAGCCGAATGACTCTCTATCTAAGAGAGGATTGCTGAAGATAGCTTTAGTCAGCTTGATCTCAGGTATGATAATGGTACCTATAGTCGCTATAGGGTTCGATCTCGTGGGCGCAGCCCCGTTCTTACCGGCTGTGATATTCCTGATATTGAGCGATATACCTCCGATACTCATAGGGACGCCCATAGTAGTGGGCGCTATAACGCCGCCTCTCCTCAGGAGGGGGCTGATCAAGTGGAGACTTTGAGGGCATTGGAAGTCGTGGATTTGAGTTGCAGATATCGAAATTCCAGTTGGATACTCAAAGATATATCTTTTTATGTCAGAGCAGGCGAGTCATTAGCTATCGTAGGTCCCTCGGGTTCGGGTAAGACGACTCTAGCTCACTGCATCTCCGGGATAATCCCGAATAGGATACCCGCTGAGTTCAGGGGGAGCATAAGAGTCGATGGGGAGGACTTGTCGAGCAGCCCTATAAGGGAGAGGATAAGTTCCGTCGGCGTAGTCCTCCAAGATTACGAGTTACAGATATTCGGCTTGACAGTGGAGGAGGACCTCGAGATAAGCCTCAGGGAGGGAGGGGATATCGAGTGGATATTGGAGTTCTTCGGGCTCGAGAAGTATAGGGATTACTATACTCACGAGCTCTCAGGGGGGTTGAAGCACAGGCTAGTCGTAGCATCCATGATGCTATCCGACCCGAAGTACATCGTAATGGACGATCCCTTAGCGAACCTCGATTGGAATGGTAGGAGGATAATAGCTAAGACAGTAGATCTATTGAAGAGAGAGGGGAAAGGGGTCGTCTTGCTCACTAGGAAGCTGAGGGGGCTGGAGGACGTGATAGATAGAGTGATCTACCTGGGGCAGAGTAATAGGAACCCGCTGAGGGGATTGAGGATCCCGAGGATGTGCAACGGTAATTACGAGGGGCCTGTGATTGAGTTCAATAGAGTTTACTTCAAGTACAATAAGGAGAGGGATTACGTATTGAAGGATATAACGCTGAGCGTGAGGAAGGGCGAGATATTCGCGATAATGGGGCCTAACGGCTCCGGTAAGACGACTTTAATGAAGCATATAAACGGTCTCCTCAAACCCTCTAGGGGCTCCGTGATAGTTAAGGGCATAGATACACGGAGCGTCAGCCCGGCATCTATGTCTAAGTTCGTTGGTATGGTCTTCCAGAACCCGGAGAGGTATTTCGTCTCTGAGACAGTATGGGATGAAGCCGCTTTCGGCGCTAGGAATCTCGGGTTGGGCGAGGAGAGAGTCGAGGAAGCCCTGCGTATGATGGGCCTATTAGATAGGAAGGAAGATAGCCCCAGTTCCTTGAGCATGGGGGAGAAGATCAGGCTCTATGCCGCTTCAGTGCTAGCGATGGATCCTGAGATAATAGTCTTCGACGAGCCCACTACGGGCCAGGATGAGGAGACATTGGAGCAGATGAGGGAAGTGATAGGGAGACTCTCAGATTCCGGTAAGACTATCGTGATAGTGACTCACGATTCCGATTTCGCTGTATCGGTAGCTGATAGATTGGCTATACTGAAGGACGGCACTATATACGCGGAAGGGGATCCTTTGAAGCTCTTGAGAGATGATAGATTGGTTGAAGAAGCGGGAATAGAGCCTCTATCGATGAGAGGTGAGGTGAATGCATCTTAAGATAGGGTTGGATCCCAGAGCTAAGCTCTTCTTATTCGTAGTATGGTTCTCCTCAGTCTTCTTTTGCAAGAGCGTTTACTCCCTAATGTTGATACTCGCCTCATCTACGCTAATACTATCTCTCATAAGCTCCCCCGCATCCGTTCTCTCTAGATTGAGGAACTTCGTACCTATCGTACTCTTGGCGTTCCCCCTCTGGACCTTCCTAAACAAGTGGTCCTTATTCCATGCATCGAAGGGGTTCGACTTATCTCTAGGCCTATTCATGACGATCAGGTTGCTCTCGATCGTGATAATATCGATAGCTTTCTTGATATCCGTCAGGCCCACCGAGATAGTTAGAGCTCTGAACTCATTGAGAGTGCCGCCGGTAGTCACTGCAGTTCTAGCTCTAGCTCTCAGGACTCTATACATAATAGCTGAAGATTACAGATCTATCAAGGAGGCTCACGCTTCTAGAGGCCTCGAACTCGATAGGGGCTCCTTGATCAGGAGGATCAGATCGCACACCCCCCTACTCCTCCCACTGATGATCAGGAGTATAGATAGCGCGGAGAAGATGGTATTGGCCCTAGAGCTCAGGCCCACTCTATTGACTAGTAGGAGGTCCAGTCCCCTGAGGGCTAGAGATTTGCTTATCTCACTCGGATGCCTCTCTCTAATAGCTCTCCTACTCTATTGCGATAGGATCTTGGTGAGTTCAGTATGAGTAAGAGGGTCTCAGAGTACAGAGGGCAGAAGAGCTATACTATCGATATAGGTGGAGTAGTCAGAGAGCTCCCATTGGTGAAAGTCTCGGAGGATCTGTGGATAGCTTCTAATGCAGATATCATCCTCGGGGATATAGAGTTCATACAAGCTGCAGCGGAGTTGATGCTCGATAAAGTCAGGAGGTACGATCCCGAGATATTAGTCACGCCTGAAGCTAAGGCGATAGCGTTCGCTTATGAACTAGCTAAGAAGCTCGGGCATAAGAGGCTAGTGATAGCTAGAAAATCTTTGAAAGCATATATGACTGATTACCTCATTGAGGAGTGCTCCTCTATCACTACGAAAGCTGAGCAAGTCCTGATATTAGTTAAGGAAGATGTAGATAGGATTAGGGGAAAGAGAGTATGCTTAATAGATGACGTAGTCTCGACCGGAGGGACTATCACTGCCCTGGAGAGATTGGTCGAGAGAGCCGGGGGGATCGTTGTCTGCAGGGCTGCGATATGGATAGAGGGCCCTTGGTACGAGGGCGATCTCATATACCTAGATGAGCTCCCTGTTTTCATGAGAGTCTGAATTTTATCCTCCTCATATTCAATATCTAGAGGGGGTCTAATAGTAAATGAAGAAATTCGAGGAGTTGACTTACAGACTCAATTCTATAGAAGCCCTGAGGATACTGAAGACGAGGATGTCTTATAAGGAGCTATCTTCAATGCTGAATATACCGCCGACAGCTCTGAGTAGGTACGTGAACGGGCACGTCATACCCGGCCTCGAGATAGCACGCTCTATATTCAATCTCCTCAAGAAAAAATACTTAGTAGCGGAAGTTAGAAATAGAATTATAATTGATGAATTCGGTGTAATAGATAACAGTTTTATAATATATGACCCGATTCTTCTAAAATATATAGTATTATCTGAGTATGAGAGGGTGAACTCGGTGAAGATAGACAGAGTGTTGACGATAGAGACCGATGGGATACCTGTAGCATATCAGATAGCCTCTATATTCGGTAAGGAAGTAGCAGTAGCTAGGAAATCGAAGGAGATAGGTGTGAGGAAGTTCATAGAGATAAAGCAAGTCTTCGAATCCGGGACTTACAGGTACATCTACTTGCACAAGGATGCCCTGAGGAGAGGGGAGTACGTGCTCCTAGCCGATGATATAATCAGGACGGGAGCTACGATAAGGGCGTTGATGAATCTCTGCAGAGAGGCCAGAGCTAACGTCTCAGGTATATTCACTGTGATATCCATCGGGAAGATGAGCGAGAGACTCGAGGAGGAATTCGGGGTGCCAGTGATATCTTTCATGGAGTTGAGTGCTTGAGACCAGCGTCCAGGGATCCCTATCGAAACCTCGACTTACGCGAGGATCCCTGTAGAATCACGCGATCCAGCACCCTGATATCGCAAGCATGAGGGTCGAAGCTAGTATGAAGGGGATCATAGGATAAGTGGGAGCTATCCACTTCCCTTCCTCCGGCATCCCATCGCTTATAGGCTCTAGAGCAGCTCTCAATACGAACTTCCTCTTCCCTCCCACTTCAGTCTCAGCTACCGTTGCGTAGAAGGAGAGGGGCCTCCTGTAGGGAGTCAATAGTAGCAGAGCAAGCAACTTCCTCCAAGTAGGCTCATCGAATCCCTCAATTAACTCGGGATGCCTCATCACTGTGATCAAGTTCAATAAGAACTGGAAGGGCAGAGTTAGGACCATCAGTACCTTCGATGTCACGTATATGATGAGGGCGTCTGGAAACCAGCACTTTCCGGTCATCAATGATGCCAGTGTGAGGTAAGCTAGGAGGTCCGCTTCACCGGATGTAGAGAGGAACCACTCTATTAAGAGCATTATCGCGAGGAGAAGGAGGAAGGGCCAGTAATTCTCTAGGAATTTCACCGTTCGCTCCCATTCCAATACCTTGATGGATAAGCCAACCGCTACCCCCGGTACCCAGAGCTCATCGGGGACCTGCCTATCCCTCAGGTCGTATAAGCTCGCTATCAGTAGCGTGATGATCGCCAAGATCAGGGGGAGCATCATGGGAGCTTCCCTCGATCTTTTTAAAGATATATGAGCGGAGCTTCTCCTTCCCCATCGTAGAAGGGATAGAGGATAGATTCAGAGTAAAGGAGCGATGCGGATTTCAGCCGCCTAAATACTCAATGAAGCTGAAGTGCGTTAATCGCGATTATAACGCTATGATCGATTAATTCATAATTAGCCGGTTTTAGGGAATTATCAGTCAATTGAAGATTTCTCCCACTTCTCTACCCCACCCTCAATTACTATGAAGATCGGATTGGGCTCCAAGTCTCTAAGATCTAAATTCTTCAGCTCCTCGAACTTCCTCCTATCACGCATTTCTAATTTTCTCAGCAGATGAGTGAATTCAAACTCAAGTTGCCCCCTAGTTACTTTCAGAATCCCTAGAAGCTCAATGTCCCTTATTTTAGAGATATCGAACGAATACCCCCTCCTCCTCGCCTCTAGATATATCTGAAAGAGATACGCATCGATTGAATCCAGCGGTCTCTCGCTCTCCTTAAATCTCAAGAGTTGGGGGTGATTTCGGTAACCTTTCGTCTTCCCCTCGAGAACTCGCTTAGCCAATAGACCTTCCCTCCAAACGGCAACTAGACCGATGCGATCTAAGTACTTGGGATGGATTGACCAGAGCCTCAACTTCACACCCCCGAGATTGCGTGAATAGACCTTCCTCCACCCATTTTAAAATGAATTTTCTCGCTTCTGTAAAAGGCTTGTATGTTCGGTGCACTAGTTGAGCGTTAGGTAGCTTCTATCCATAAACTCAGAAGAGCTTCCTCACCTTCTCCACAAACTTCTTCACATCCCTGATATTTCCCTCGACCATATCAGGAGGGAGCCAGTTTTTCATAGGAGTTCTGGTGAAGCGCTGCCGCAGATTGCCATAGAGCTCTTATCTTATCATCCCCTGTGCCCTTCGATATCCTAGAAACCTCCTCATTCAGCTCCCTGTGGCTCCTTATCTCCTTCCCCTCTCTCGCAGCTAATGCTTTAACTATCTGAGCGGCAGCTCCCCAGGCTTTCTCGGAAGCCTGAGCGTAATCCCCCTTAGCCAGGAGATCCTCCGCCTCCCTCATGTATTTCTCGGAGAGCTTTAAATGGATCTCAACTAGCTCATCTGGATCGAGGGGCATTGAGGGCCTCCGATAGTATCTTAAATATTAGCTCCTCTTCCGAGGCCCCTCTCAGCTTCCTTAAGCCTTCTCTCGATTTTCTTCAGGGGTATTATGAGATCCACGACATAAGTTACCCTCTAGAAGCAAAAAGTATGAGGTGCCCCAGTGAAAGCTCGAAGGGAGCGGAATTGAATCAGCTCTTCATCTATATCGTCTCTTCTCAGATTTCGTTGAGCAGTTGCGAGTGAAAGTTGAGTTATGAAATGCTTTTTCACATCCTTTGTAGCCGCAGAGATCCCGGGTATATGGAGG from Candidatus Korarchaeum sp. encodes the following:
- a CDS encoding ABC transporter permease, translating into MPLSRDYLIKRLILLIFVVFGVLIITFAITRVIPARPELLWAGPHATIEQIERAKKELHLDQPIYVQLSYYLIDFIRGNWGVSWRTKSPVLYDLLSALPATLELIILAFSLAAVLGISLGIFAALRRNRIADNIIRVFSVLGASMPVFWLSLIALLLFSSWLGLLPSSKRVDEILVIETGFHPITGFYLIDSLLQGNLPVFVNVLNHMILPAAVLSLYPMSLSIRMTRAMMVEVMQEPFIRSSIAWGLPKRLVIYKYALKNAIVPVIASLGLSFGYTIIGAFMVELIFVWPGIGLYTSMALLSFDYPAIVGAVIIVALFYSAINLIVDLIHAWMDPRVRL
- a CDS encoding ABC transporter permease codes for the protein MSEISVMFKLMRRSAVSMAGFIIVISFIALGMISPYVLTRPEDAWGTTYDVSKRYLPPSLEHPFGTDEYGRDMFNRVILGARFSLMIAVGVVGLALIIGIPLGLIAGYFGGKLGNAVMRVTDMFLAFPPLLLAIALAATLGRGLENAILSLAISWWPWYTRLIYVQVNTVKSMPYVDAAKVMGLGDLTIMFKHVLPNALTPVMIQAALDMGSAVLEAAGLSFLGIGVQPPTPEWGLLVSQGWHSINVAWWISFFPGLAILVTVLGFNLLADFVREFMDPRLRITMMAKRVI
- a CDS encoding ABC transporter ATP-binding protein, producing the protein MEFLRLEDLSIAYETPFGLIHATTGVNFDVRRGESVCLVGESGSGKSTVGLAIAMALPPNARVMSGRILYGGVDLLRLSEEERKKYSGREVSIVFQDPAATLNPLFTIGEQISDVLMSNLGLRKDEALNRARKFLEIVGLPDSERVLKSFPHELSGGMLQRVNIAIAISTEPKVLVADEPTTMLDVILQAQILELFEKLKRELKLTLIFITHNLGVASEVCDRIIVMYAGTIVEDGPADEVISRPMHPYTIGLLDCVPRAHIRDRKLRSIPGSLPDLSKPLTHCPFADRCEEVREICTRAIPTSIDVNPGHRVSCFKYIG
- a CDS encoding ABC transporter ATP-binding protein; translated protein: MALLDVNELVKHFPIKYGLFGKVIGYIRAVDGVSFSIDKGSVLSIVGESGSGKSTVARCLLRLLDPTSGTISFEGKDVLSLKGKELKWYRKNVQAVFQNPFLSLNPRMSVESILTEPLRVHMGMDGSEAKGEALRLLERVGLSPEIAKRHPHELSGGQAQRVAIARAIAPHPELLILDEPTSALDVSVQAQILNLLAELKDELGLSYLLISHDLSVVRYISDRVAVMYLGRIVEEAQIDELFNNPVHPYTKALLSSVPEPDPKARVLRSRIILPGEPPSPVNPPPGCKLATRCPYAMELCMSREPELVDIGGGHLVRCWQLTSLK
- a CDS encoding MTH1187 family thiamine-binding protein yields the protein MLIVEIAVDPIGTSSPSVGDYIRRVVGVIKRRGLKHWVGPMGTSIEISSFKELGELLQDIHDELNRLGVMRIVTAVRIDDRRDKGIDMEYKVRRVS
- a CDS encoding formate--phosphoribosylaminoimidazolecarboxamide ligase family protein codes for the protein MVSRVEIGRILEGYSGRELTIGALGTHSALEICRGAKDEGFRTLVICQRGRERTYSRYYISRERFGRRVGIVDEVIVLDKFRDIVNEEVQEEMRERNTILVPHRGLCVYVGYEAIENSLNIPIFGNRYLLRVEERGGELNQYVLLERAGIPHPRIFRDPSEIDGPAIVKVSEAARGYERAFFIVSSPEEFEERSKELLERGLIEKEALDGAVIEELLIGAYFNFNFFYSPLDGEIELLGIDMRRQTNIDGIVRLPATQQLEALRYLEVRNIEVGHVACTIRESLLERAFELAERFVRAARELCPPGVIGPFALQSVVIPGPPHEDIVVYDVSVRVPGSPGIKFTPYSEDLWGVQMSVGRRIALEIREALKRGMLEEVVT
- a CDS encoding formate--phosphoribosylaminoimidazolecarboxamide ligase — protein: MIPRERILSVLSKYDESDVKIGTICSHSSLQIFNGARREGLGCVGIVLRGNKPYYESFPRASPDIFIEVDSYGDLLSEEIQEELISENVIMIPHGSFVEYVGSENILERFIVPMFGNRLTLYWEGDRRRQREWLEDAGVSTPRIYRSPDDIDRPVIVKLHGAKGGKGYFKASSPEEFYGKFRELEERGLVEGLDDVVIEEFIVGVRFYPHFFFSPIESENIADLEGGRLELLGMDRRLEVIDEIHRGLPDLIEDFMDYTVTGNIPVIVRERYLVDLLRDAVKIISSSRRLFYPGLIGPFCMETIYNPSRGFIVFEVSARIVAGTNLYTDGSPYSYYYYDEPMSMGRRIAREIKKAVKLGLLDKLIY